GGAGAGCTTCTCGATCGTCTTCTCGTGTGCGATCGCGTAGCCGATGCGGAGTCCCGCCATCCCGTAGGCCTTCGAGAAGGTGCGGGCGACGATGAGGCGCGGCTCGGTAACCGCCATCGGAATCAAGGTCTCGTGCCCCGGCGTCGTCACGTAATCGATGTAGGCTTCATCCACGAGGATCCGCAGTTCTTTGTTGGCCTTGAGAGCTCGAGGGATGAACTCCTTGGTGTCGGCGGGATTGACCAGCGACGCGACGGGGTTGTTCGGGTTGCAGTAGAACAGCATGCCCGAGCCTTTGCAGGCGTACATCGTCTTGTCGAGATCCATCCGGTAGTCGGCGGTGAGCGGAACCGCCTTGGTGCGGTTGCCGATCAGGGCCGCATAGCCGAAGCATTCCTCGTAAGTCGGGAGAGAGCCTACGAGCGCCTTCTCTTTCGACGTGTAGCTGTGCGTCGCGTCGACGAGGATCTGCGTCGAGCCGGCGCCCACGAGGACGTTCTCCGGCTTCACGCTCCATTTCTTCGCGATGGCCTCGTGGAGAGGGCCCTCGTAGGAGAATGGATACCGCCCGGGTTTGGTGCCGTTCGGTCCGAGCGAATCCTCGATGGCTCGGAGCACCGCCGTGCCGGGTCCCATCGGGTTCTCGTTGTTCGCCAGGTTGATCACCTGGTCGAGGGGTAGACCCGTGCTGGCGGCGAAAGCGATGGCTTCCTGCCTGCGGGTGCTGACAAGCGTTGCCGCATAAGCGCCGGCAGCGCCGACACCGAGCGTCTTCACGAAATCGCGTCGCGACAGCGACATGGCATCCTCCTGATAGTGTGAATTCCCGTTTTTCTCCATCGCTCCAACCTCAGCTCCGGTCGGACCCCGCGTCGGTGGTGGAAATCCCCAGCACCTGGGCGAAAATCTCGGTGGCTTGCTTCATCTCGTCGAGCGTGCCGATCGAGATGCGCGCGTGGGTCTTTTCGTAGGGGGGAAAGTCCCGGCCCACGTGGACGTTGAACTTGGCACAGGCCTCACGGAACTCCTTAGCCGGCCGATTGATCTCGACGAAGATGAAGTTGGTCTGGCTGTCGGTCGCAGAGAAACCGTGTTTGGCGAAGAAGTCGAGAGTGTACTGTCGCGCCTCGGTATTCCGCGCGACTTCCTTCTCGATGTACCCAGGGTCGTCGAGTGAGGCGCAGGCGGCGGCCAGGCCCAGCACGTTGGTTCCGAAAGTCAGCTTGTAGGCGCGTAGCTTGGCCATCGCCTCCGCTCCGCCGACGGCGTAACCGAGGCGCAGACCGGCCATGCCATAAGCTTTCGAGAACGTCCTGCCGATGAAGACGTTCCGGTACTTGAGGGCGAGCGCCGCGGAAGTCTCATAGCGCGGATTCGTCACATAGTCGTGGTAGGCCTCGTCGATGAGGATGTAGGTGTATGGAGATTCCTTGGCCACGAAGCGAACGAACTCCTCGACGTCCCCTCTGACGTGGACCGTCCCCGTGGGGTTGTTGGGATTGCAGAAGAAAACAAGCCCCGCTCCCAGTGCGGCTCCGGCCAACTTCTCGAGATCGATTCCGAGATCGCCGGCGTTCGGCACCTGCTTGACCGGAGTCCCGAAGAACTCGGCCGTTCGAACCGGGTTCTCGTAGGAGCATTCGGCCGTCACCATCGGACGATCCGGTCCGGTGAAGGCCCGCACCGCGTTGCGCAGGATTTCGGACGAGCCCGGGGCGACGACGACGTTCTCCACTCGAGCTTCGTACATCTTCGCGATGCGCTCTCTCGCATCGGTGTCGGTGATGCGAGCATTCATCGGATAACGATTCGAGTCGTCGAAATGATCGCGGATCGCCTGGATCGCCGTGGGACCCGGTCCCATCGGGTTCTCGTTGCTGCTGATCCGAATCTCGTCGACGTCCGCCGGTGGGACGATTGCCGACGTCAGGACGCCGAGCTCCCCGACGAGCGCTTCTCGACCCCGGGCGGTGATGACTGCGGGAGCGGGGCCGCCGGCTCCCGAACCCACTGTGCGCAAAAACGCACGGCGCGTAAGCGTCATGAGATCCTCCTTCGTACTGACTCAGAAAATCGTGTGCTAGGGCCGTCTTCGAGGTGTGGGAAATCAGATCGGTGAAATATATCAGAGGTTCTGGCGTGCTGCATCCAGCTTCCTTAGCTCAAGAGCACCACTAAGTTACACCCCCTAGAGGTCCAACGCAAGGGCCAAAATGTCCCGATACAAGTGTAGGTCTTGCAGGTGTCTGCGTATACGGCTAACCTAGGCACGGCGGTCCAAGCCCTTCCGGCGGAAGAGGAATCCGCTTGGATGCTCGCGGTTTGTCGAGGTGACGCTTCGATGATGACGAGATTCACCTACACTTTGGTAGCCCTGGCGTTGTTCGCCCGAGTGGCGGGGGCGGACGAGCGTCTCGACCGTCTGTCGGACGACCATCGAGCCTGGCTCGAGGAGGAAGTCGTCTACATCATCACTCCCGAGGAACGAGAGGTATTTCTCAATCTCGGGACGGTGGAAGAGCGGAACCTGTTCCTCGAGGCCTTCTGGCAGAGACGCGATCCCAACCCCGCGACACTCGAGAACGAAGCCATGGTGGAGCACTATCGCAGGCTCGAGTATGCGACTCGAATGCTCGGCCGCGACGCGCCCCGGCCGGGATGGAAGACCGACCGCGGCCGTTACTACATCATTCTCGGCGAGCCTGCCGAGATTCAGCGTTACGACGGTTCCAACGAGGTCGTCAGTGCAGAGCTGTGGCTCTACAACGGGGACACTCGCTACCGGCTCCCGGCTCGTTTCAACCTGCTCTTCTTCAAAGACAACGACGTCGGTGAATACGAGCTCTACCATCCCTACTCGCACGGCCCCGAGAGGCTGCTTCACGACGGTTTCAGTCTGAGGACGAACCAGAACATCGCCGTCGACATCCTCGAGACCATATCGGTCGATCTCGCGCGGGCTTCGCTGACGATCGACCTAAGCGAGCCGACGGCGCAGATGTTCTCGGGACGCAACACGCGCGACCCCATGCTCTTGCAAGTTCGGCCTTCGATGGCGGTCGATAGCAATCTCGCCGATATCGTCGAGTACCCACGCAGGAA
This sequence is a window from Vicinamibacteria bacterium. Protein-coding genes within it:
- a CDS encoding aminotransferase class I/II-fold pyridoxal phosphate-dependent enzyme, whose amino-acid sequence is MSLSRRDFVKTLGVGAAGAYAATLVSTRRQEAIAFAASTGLPLDQVINLANNENPMGPGTAVLRAIEDSLGPNGTKPGRYPFSYEGPLHEAIAKKWSVKPENVLVGAGSTQILVDATHSYTSKEKALVGSLPTYEECFGYAALIGNRTKAVPLTADYRMDLDKTMYACKGSGMLFYCNPNNPVASLVNPADTKEFIPRALKANKELRILVDEAYIDYVTTPGHETLIPMAVTEPRLIVARTFSKAYGMAGLRIGYAIAHEKTIEKLSEFHMGNSVSSVSYAGAIAAIERDATETSYLPNERKRNDEARSFTIKWFADRGYQATDAQTNFVFVDVQQPVEDFQEACRKEGVRVGRPFPPLWTHCRISIGTMEEMKRAVEVFDRALAASKAQAA
- a CDS encoding aminotransferase class I/II-fold pyridoxal phosphate-dependent enzyme, with translation MTLTRRAFLRTVGSGAGGPAPAVITARGREALVGELGVLTSAIVPPADVDEIRISSNENPMGPGPTAIQAIRDHFDDSNRYPMNARITDTDARERIAKMYEARVENVVVAPGSSEILRNAVRAFTGPDRPMVTAECSYENPVRTAEFFGTPVKQVPNAGDLGIDLEKLAGAALGAGLVFFCNPNNPTGTVHVRGDVEEFVRFVAKESPYTYILIDEAYHDYVTNPRYETSAALALKYRNVFIGRTFSKAYGMAGLRLGYAVGGAEAMAKLRAYKLTFGTNVLGLAAACASLDDPGYIEKEVARNTEARQYTLDFFAKHGFSATDSQTNFIFVEINRPAKEFREACAKFNVHVGRDFPPYEKTHARISIGTLDEMKQATEIFAQVLGISTTDAGSDRS
- a CDS encoding GWxTD domain-containing protein is translated as MMTRFTYTLVALALFARVAGADERLDRLSDDHRAWLEEEVVYIITPEEREVFLNLGTVEERNLFLEAFWQRRDPNPATLENEAMVEHYRRLEYATRMLGRDAPRPGWKTDRGRYYIILGEPAEIQRYDGSNEVVSAELWLYNGDTRYRLPARFNLLFFKDNDVGEYELYHPYSHGPERLLHDGFSLRTNQNIAVDILETISVDLARASLTIDLSEPTAQMFSGRNTRDPMLLQVRPSMAVDSNLADIVEYPRRKVNTDYLDGYLKYGNRVTADYSFHYINSRAVFAVLVGPENTSFIHYSIEIDPENLSLEMNDDETAYYTTLQVSLELRNTEGQLLAISENQPFLQLTASQF